From a region of the Deinobacterium chartae genome:
- a CDS encoding DUF4385 domain-containing protein, producing the protein MGKKFDYSLDFEHTDFRAHPELYRVGVGEQGVLLVEPYKSELLPHWRFRDPDSARASSERIYAMFLEYRARGDFVGMDMARKFLQMGWTRARRYANHPGGRKYDGAVPAEQRGRSGAHGRLTLPRQHDPVKAEAAAIFYARYLQAREDPEYRRLKAEHQRRYG; encoded by the coding sequence ATGGGCAAGAAATTCGACTACAGCCTGGATTTTGAGCACACCGACTTCCGGGCCCACCCCGAGCTGTACCGGGTCGGGGTGGGCGAACAAGGCGTGCTGCTGGTCGAGCCGTACAAGAGCGAACTGCTGCCGCACTGGCGTTTTCGCGATCCGGACAGTGCCCGCGCCTCGTCGGAGCGGATCTACGCCATGTTCCTCGAGTACCGGGCACGCGGCGACTTCGTGGGCATGGACATGGCCCGCAAGTTCTTGCAGATGGGCTGGACCCGCGCGCGGCGCTACGCCAACCATCCGGGCGGGCGCAAGTACGACGGCGCTGTACCCGCCGAACAGCGGGGCCGCAGCGGGGCTCACGGCCGCCTTACCCTGCCCCGGCAGCACGACCCGGTCAAAGCCGAAGCGGCCGCCATCTTTTATGCCCGCTACCTTCAGGCCCGCGAAGATCCGGAGTACCGGCGGCTGAAAGCCGAGCACCAACGGCGCTACGGCTGA
- a CDS encoding metallophosphoesterase family protein, with amino-acid sequence MPTGHRLLLLADYVHPYVYRTAFPDGVPEVDLALVAGDVPGYYLEFLATKLTVPVVYVPGNHGNEQIREDGVRRDPQGVINAHGRVLEVGGLVIAGFGGVPKYREQGEGQYTEAELNAGFRQLNFQMWLRSVKRRPPLDILLTHAPPVGPHAGSDFAHRGMSQINAFAKRHHPRLIVHGHIHEYEGKKVEYLEGSTRVVNAYGYRVIDLSAESVAQVG; translated from the coding sequence ATGCCCACCGGTCACCGGCTGCTGTTGCTCGCCGATTACGTACACCCCTACGTGTACCGTACGGCTTTTCCCGACGGGGTTCCCGAAGTCGACCTCGCCCTGGTTGCCGGAGACGTGCCGGGCTATTACCTCGAGTTCCTGGCCACCAAGCTCACCGTGCCGGTGGTGTACGTGCCCGGCAACCACGGCAACGAGCAGATCCGCGAAGACGGCGTGCGCCGCGACCCGCAGGGCGTGATCAACGCGCACGGTCGCGTCCTCGAGGTGGGCGGGCTGGTGATCGCGGGTTTTGGCGGGGTACCCAAGTACCGCGAGCAGGGCGAGGGGCAGTACACCGAAGCGGAGCTCAACGCCGGCTTTCGCCAGCTGAACTTTCAGATGTGGCTGCGCAGCGTCAAGCGCCGCCCGCCCCTGGACATCTTGCTCACCCACGCGCCGCCGGTCGGCCCGCACGCCGGCAGCGACTTTGCGCACCGGGGCATGAGCCAGATCAACGCCTTCGCCAAGCGCCACCACCCGCGCCTGATCGTGCACGGCCACATTCACGAGTACGAGGGCAAAAAGGTCGAGTACCTCGAGGGAAGCACCCGCGTCGTCAACGCTTACGGGTACCGGGTGATCGACCTGTCTGCCGAGTCGGTCGCGCAGGTCGGCTAA
- the folE gene encoding GTP cyclohydrolase I FolE translates to MTVMDKRHSLADLTRHWLETIGEDPNREGLLKTPERVEKAWEFLTGGYQQSLFEVANDAVFQAEGSEMVVVKDIEFYSMCEHHMLPFFGRAHIGYIPNEKILGLSKFARITDMFSRRLQVQERITTQIAEAVQELLQPQGVGVVLEGIHLCMAMRGVQKQQSSTTTSSMLGVFREDARTRAEFIQAIQSRFGVH, encoded by the coding sequence ATGACGGTGATGGACAAAAGACACAGCCTGGCCGATCTTACCCGGCACTGGCTGGAAACCATAGGCGAAGACCCAAACCGCGAAGGGCTGCTCAAGACGCCCGAACGCGTCGAGAAAGCCTGGGAGTTCCTGACCGGCGGTTACCAGCAGAGCCTGTTCGAAGTGGCCAACGACGCGGTTTTTCAGGCCGAGGGCAGCGAGATGGTCGTGGTCAAGGACATCGAGTTCTACAGCATGTGCGAGCATCACATGCTGCCCTTTTTCGGTCGCGCGCACATCGGCTACATTCCCAACGAGAAAATCCTGGGGCTCAGCAAGTTCGCGCGCATCACCGACATGTTCTCGCGCAGATTGCAGGTGCAAGAGCGCATCACCACCCAGATCGCCGAAGCGGTTCAGGAACTGTTGCAACCGCAGGGGGTCGGTGTGGTCCTCGAGGGGATTCACCTGTGCATGGCCATGCGCGGGGTGCAAAAGCAGCAGTCTTCGACCACCACCTCGAGCATGTTGGGCGTGTTCCGCGAGGACGCACGCACCCGCGCCGAGTTCATTCAGGCGATCCAGAGCCGCTTCGGGGTGCACTGA
- a CDS encoding adenylosuccinate synthase, whose protein sequence is MPGIAIIGAQWGDEGKGKITDFLAPEANYVVRYQGGANAGHTVTARGRTFKLNLLPSGVLHEGVTSVLGDGMVIDPWKFLEERASLLEAGLSPDLRISDRAHLVLPHHKSVDGRKDFVGTTGRGIGPAYADRARRVGVRFGDLADESVLRERLERLIEAKPNSTREVGWTDADRALADMAEVREKLLPFVSDTGSELRRAIREGRNVLFEGAQATLLDLNYGTYPFVTSSHPTVGGVLIGAGVNHKAVNKVYGVAKAFNTRVGHGPFATEVFGEMEHRLRGDGSNAWDEFGTTTGRARRVGWLDLALLRYAVDVNGLDGLVINKMDVLAGLEKVKVCVDYADDGSPLYREMPGWSTTEGATSRATLPREAQAYLDLIEEQTGCPVVIFSCGPEREKTYGQVRWS, encoded by the coding sequence ATGCCGGGAATCGCCATCATTGGCGCACAGTGGGGAGACGAGGGAAAGGGTAAGATCACCGACTTCCTCGCGCCCGAGGCGAATTATGTTGTCCGTTACCAGGGTGGGGCCAACGCCGGTCACACCGTGACCGCCCGTGGACGCACCTTCAAGCTCAACCTGCTGCCCAGCGGCGTGCTGCACGAGGGTGTGACCAGCGTCTTGGGCGACGGCATGGTCATTGACCCCTGGAAGTTCCTCGAGGAGCGCGCCTCGCTGCTCGAGGCGGGCCTGAGCCCGGACCTGCGCATCTCCGACCGGGCGCACCTGGTGCTGCCGCACCACAAGTCGGTGGACGGACGCAAGGACTTCGTGGGCACGACCGGGCGCGGCATCGGTCCGGCCTACGCCGACCGGGCCCGCCGGGTGGGCGTGCGCTTCGGCGACCTGGCCGACGAGAGCGTGCTGCGCGAGCGCCTCGAGCGCCTGATCGAGGCCAAGCCGAACTCGACCCGCGAGGTGGGCTGGACCGATGCGGATCGGGCGCTGGCCGACATGGCCGAGGTGCGCGAGAAGCTGCTGCCGTTCGTGAGTGACACCGGGAGCGAGCTGCGGCGCGCCATCCGCGAGGGCCGCAACGTGCTGTTCGAGGGCGCGCAGGCGACGCTGCTCGACCTGAACTACGGCACGTATCCGTTCGTGACCTCGTCGCACCCCACGGTGGGCGGCGTCCTGATCGGCGCTGGCGTGAACCACAAGGCCGTGAACAAGGTGTACGGCGTGGCCAAGGCCTTCAACACCCGCGTAGGCCATGGCCCGTTTGCCACCGAGGTGTTCGGCGAGATGGAGCACCGCCTGCGCGGTGACGGTTCGAACGCCTGGGACGAGTTTGGTACCACCACCGGCCGCGCGCGCCGGGTTGGGTGGCTCGATCTGGCGCTGCTGCGCTACGCGGTGGACGTGAACGGCCTAGACGGTCTGGTGATCAACAAGATGGACGTGCTGGCGGGCCTCGAGAAGGTCAAGGTCTGCGTGGACTACGCCGATGACGGCAGCCCGCTGTACCGCGAGATGCCCGGCTGGTCCACCACCGAGGGCGCGACCAGCCGGGCGACCCTGCCGCGCGAGGCCCAGGCCTACCTGGACCTGATCGAGGAGCAGACCGGTTGCCCGGTGGTCATCTTCTCCTGCGGTCCGGAGCGTGAGAAGACCTACGGTCAGGTCCGCTGGAGCTGA
- a CDS encoding E3 binding domain-containing protein has translation MIAPLAKRLAEENGIDWRKIQGSGPDGRVIERDILNYLSRIMSGDEELPSDPVDPPPPAWEAELGGVDVQAMAQAGVDADITDFVASSSVRSAPRAAETEDDAILAHEDAPSSEAPGEAGAQAAGDEFGEDDFVLDLDLDDLEDEPAAAAPDAPPAPSEHPAATRPHLGENELEAPAVDEPYGFSSAQEAPEQPEHERAPHTNPWEAPALEHHAPDPQPDADPVLAEQDDFRFDEPSGEFAAPEDNAFRFDDPAAVPAHEQDVPADDIFRFDEPVSAEPDFVADTEAARHEDVFLEVPPLAEPIEPAASEAQVGAADIGDFRMAGDFRMDTESVPEVSEPEVAPEAQPEPELTWSLPEAQPEPEVAPEAQPEPDPVWSLPEAPENESEPVWTAEPQRVEEAEPDAAPEPDAAALEPAFGFDTPAEPLPTQPQPFYAPEPEPTPTDSEPFYAPEPQRAEAHVPVAPSHEGVLGVVPPIAGALNEQAAEPTAAQPVVPARPALALRRSFDATALGDASSRLEGLLGRVPLVFWLARAAQRHADLIGGGRVGLLDAGTAQTLLPETLEGDFRASLSSFGAAAAGSAALTVVDAGELGVDEVTLPVEGATLSLSRLEDGRASLLLSGHTGTADGLRSGAEFLRAVTADLENPIVLMV, from the coding sequence CGGCTTGCTGAGGAAAACGGTATCGATTGGCGCAAAATTCAGGGTAGCGGACCTGACGGTCGCGTCATCGAGCGCGACATCCTCAACTATCTGTCGCGAATCATGAGTGGGGACGAGGAATTGCCCTCGGATCCGGTGGATCCGCCGCCGCCCGCCTGGGAAGCCGAACTCGGAGGAGTGGACGTACAGGCCATGGCCCAGGCCGGCGTGGACGCCGATATCACCGACTTTGTAGCCTCCAGCAGCGTCCGCTCCGCTCCCCGTGCAGCCGAAACCGAGGATGACGCCATTTTGGCCCACGAGGACGCCCCCTCCTCCGAGGCCCCTGGGGAGGCGGGCGCGCAGGCCGCCGGCGACGAATTCGGCGAGGATGACTTTGTGCTGGACCTTGACCTCGACGACCTCGAGGACGAGCCGGCTGCGGCAGCGCCCGACGCGCCTCCCGCTCCGAGCGAGCACCCGGCCGCGACCCGTCCGCACCTGGGCGAGAACGAACTCGAGGCTCCGGCCGTAGACGAGCCGTACGGTTTCAGTTCGGCTCAGGAGGCGCCCGAACAGCCCGAGCACGAGCGAGCCCCGCACACCAATCCCTGGGAGGCTCCGGCCCTCGAGCATCACGCGCCTGACCCGCAGCCCGACGCCGATCCGGTGCTCGCGGAGCAAGACGACTTCCGTTTCGACGAGCCCAGCGGTGAATTCGCAGCGCCCGAGGACAACGCTTTCCGCTTTGATGACCCGGCTGCGGTGCCCGCCCACGAGCAGGACGTGCCGGCCGATGACATCTTCCGATTTGACGAGCCGGTATCGGCCGAACCCGACTTCGTCGCGGACACCGAAGCCGCCCGTCACGAGGACGTTTTCCTCGAGGTGCCCCCGCTGGCCGAGCCCATCGAGCCTGCCGCTTCCGAAGCCCAGGTGGGCGCGGCGGATATCGGGGATTTCCGCATGGCAGGGGATTTCCGCATGGACACGGAAAGCGTCCCCGAGGTATCCGAGCCGGAGGTCGCTCCCGAGGCGCAGCCCGAGCCCGAGCTGACCTGGTCGCTTCCCGAGGCGCAACCCGAGCCGGAGGTCGCTCCCGAGGCGCAGCCCGAGCCCGACCCGGTCTGGTCGCTTCCCGAAGCGCCCGAGAACGAGTCCGAGCCGGTCTGGACCGCCGAGCCGCAGCGGGTCGAGGAAGCCGAACCGGACGCCGCGCCGGAGCCGGATGCGGCGGCCCTCGAGCCCGCCTTTGGCTTCGACACCCCGGCCGAACCGCTCCCCACGCAGCCCCAGCCGTTCTACGCGCCCGAACCCGAGCCCACCCCGACGGACTCGGAACCGTTCTACGCGCCCGAACCCCAGCGGGCCGAAGCGCACGTTCCGGTCGCACCCAGCCACGAAGGTGTTCTGGGCGTGGTTCCGCCCATCGCCGGGGCCTTGAACGAGCAGGCCGCCGAGCCAACTGCGGCCCAGCCGGTCGTGCCCGCTCGCCCTGCCCTGGCGCTGCGCCGCAGCTTCGATGCCACCGCGCTCGGTGACGCCTCGAGCCGCCTCGAGGGTCTGCTGGGCCGCGTGCCGCTGGTGTTCTGGCTGGCCCGCGCCGCCCAGCGCCATGCGGACCTGATCGGCGGCGGCCGGGTGGGCCTGCTGGACGCGGGCACCGCGCAGACCCTGCTGCCCGAGACCCTCGAGGGTGACTTCCGGGCCTCGCTGTCCTCGTTCGGGGCGGCAGCGGCGGGCAGCGCGGCCCTGACCGTGGTTGACGCCGGGGAACTGGGCGTGGACGAGGTAACCCTGCCGGTCGAGGGGGCCACGCTCTCGCTGAGCCGCCTCGAGGACGGCCGTGCCAGCCTGCTGCTGAGCGGCCATACGGGCACGGCGGACGGTCTGCGTTCCGGCGCGGAGTTCCTGCGTGCCGTGACGGCGGATCTGGAGAACCCGATTGTCCTGATGGTGTAA